In one Tessaracoccus palaemonis genomic region, the following are encoded:
- a CDS encoding sugar phosphate isomerase/epimerase family protein — protein MSRLVTLFTGQWADLPFEEVCRRASEWGFDGLEVACSGDHLDVWAAAEDDDYLASKKETLARHGLEVYAISNHLTGQAVCDDPIDARHQGILSARTWGDGDPEGVRQRAAEELKVTAVAARRLGAKVVTGFTGSKIWKYVAMFPPASEDMIADGYADFARRFNPIMDVYEDNGVRFALEVHPSEIAYDYWTTKATLDAIGHREVFGLNFDPSHMNWQQLDAAGFLVDFADRIYHVHCKDSKRRFNGRNAPLGSHLPWGDPRRGWDFVSAGRGDCDWEALFRTINAIGYDGPVSVEWEDAGMERFVGAPQALQFVRDNWLVPPTAAFDSAFSNR, from the coding sequence ATGTCGCGATTGGTCACTCTGTTCACCGGCCAGTGGGCCGACCTGCCCTTCGAGGAGGTGTGTCGGCGTGCGTCGGAGTGGGGCTTCGACGGCCTGGAGGTCGCCTGCTCGGGCGACCACCTGGACGTCTGGGCGGCCGCCGAGGACGACGACTACCTGGCATCGAAGAAGGAGACGCTGGCCCGCCACGGGCTCGAGGTGTACGCCATCAGCAACCACCTCACCGGCCAGGCCGTGTGCGACGACCCGATCGACGCCCGGCACCAGGGCATCCTGTCGGCCCGCACGTGGGGCGACGGCGATCCCGAGGGGGTGCGGCAGCGGGCCGCCGAGGAGCTGAAGGTCACCGCGGTCGCCGCGCGCCGGCTGGGCGCGAAGGTCGTGACCGGGTTCACCGGATCGAAGATCTGGAAGTACGTCGCGATGTTCCCGCCGGCCAGCGAGGACATGATTGCCGACGGGTACGCCGACTTCGCCCGTCGCTTCAACCCGATCATGGACGTGTACGAGGACAACGGCGTGCGGTTCGCGCTCGAGGTGCACCCCTCCGAGATCGCCTACGACTACTGGACCACCAAGGCGACGCTGGACGCGATCGGGCACCGCGAGGTGTTCGGCCTGAACTTCGACCCCAGCCACATGAACTGGCAGCAGCTCGACGCCGCCGGTTTCCTCGTCGACTTCGCCGACCGGATCTACCACGTGCACTGCAAGGACTCGAAGCGTCGCTTCAACGGCCGCAACGCGCCGCTCGGCTCGCACCTGCCCTGGGGCGACCCCCGTCGCGGCTGGGACTTCGTCTCCGCCGGCCGCGGCGACTGTGACTGGGAGGCCCTGTTCCGCACCATCAACGCGATCGGCTACGACGGCCCCGTCTCCGTCGAATGGGAGGACGCCGGGATGGAGCGCTTCGTCGGCGCCCCCCAGGCGCTGCAATTCGTGCGCGACAACTGGCTCGTCCCCCCGACCGCGGCGTTCGACTCCGCCTTCTCCAACCGCTGA
- a CDS encoding C-glycoside deglycosidase beta subunit domain-containing protein, with protein sequence MFDNYVFTEGSARNIVTETGESAFQAETLITYYRGIPLSMVHDLQLVVDGVEAPRDELAISPGGDEWFTLDEATTVTSYRWEYGTPLAVRWLGTHLSPGDHEVTMRLRIRVAYIPIPFGGERTRTVTI encoded by the coding sequence ATGTTCGACAACTACGTATTCACCGAGGGCTCCGCGCGCAACATCGTGACGGAGACGGGAGAGTCGGCGTTCCAGGCCGAGACGCTGATCACGTACTACCGCGGGATCCCGCTGTCGATGGTCCACGACCTCCAACTCGTCGTCGACGGCGTCGAGGCCCCGCGCGACGAACTCGCCATCTCCCCCGGTGGCGACGAGTGGTTCACGCTCGACGAGGCCACCACCGTCACCAGCTACCGCTGGGAGTACGGGACCCCGCTCGCCGTCCGGTGGCTCGGCACCCATCTCTCCCCCGGCGACCACGAGGTGACCATGCGGCTGCGCATCCGCGTCGCCTACATCCCCATTCCGTTCGGTGGCGAACGCACCCGGACCGTCACCATCTGA
- a CDS encoding ROK family glucokinase, whose protein sequence is MDTNTAELTVGVDIGGTKIAAGVVDAHGQILAHAYRATDPHDPRQIEGAVAETVDELRSQYPQVDAVGVAAAGFVGSDRTTMLFAPNIAWRNHPLGSILTDRIGLPVVIENDANAAAWAEYRFGQGRGADSMVMLTLGTGLGGAIISNGQLIRGSFGAAAELGHMTIVPDGHFCGCGQEGCWEAYASGTALAKLARSVAVADPDGAQAILAAAGGDQIVGAHVTAAARQGDPLATGLLTRFGHYLGVGIATLTAVVDPAVVVVGGGIAAVAGDLILPSARKSFLDNLSGRGFRGEPRIVTADLGNDAGIIGAADSARIPARAAERVLEGAAR, encoded by the coding sequence ATGGACACGAACACGGCAGAACTCACCGTCGGCGTCGACATCGGCGGCACCAAGATCGCGGCCGGAGTCGTCGACGCACACGGCCAGATCCTGGCTCACGCCTACCGCGCCACCGACCCCCACGATCCCCGGCAGATCGAAGGCGCGGTCGCCGAGACCGTCGACGAACTGCGCTCGCAGTACCCGCAGGTCGACGCGGTCGGCGTCGCGGCGGCCGGCTTCGTCGGCTCCGACCGCACCACGATGCTGTTCGCCCCCAACATCGCCTGGCGCAACCACCCGCTCGGTTCGATCCTGACCGACCGCATCGGGCTGCCCGTCGTCATCGAGAACGACGCCAACGCGGCCGCCTGGGCCGAGTACCGGTTCGGGCAGGGACGAGGGGCCGACAGCATGGTCATGCTCACGCTCGGCACCGGCCTCGGCGGCGCCATCATCAGCAACGGCCAGCTGATCCGCGGATCCTTCGGGGCAGCCGCGGAGCTCGGCCACATGACGATCGTCCCCGACGGCCACTTCTGCGGCTGCGGCCAGGAGGGCTGCTGGGAGGCGTACGCGTCGGGCACCGCGCTGGCGAAGCTCGCCCGCTCGGTCGCCGTCGCCGACCCCGACGGCGCGCAGGCCATCCTCGCGGCCGCCGGCGGCGACCAGATCGTCGGCGCGCACGTCACCGCGGCCGCCCGCCAGGGCGACCCGCTCGCCACCGGCCTGCTGACCCGCTTCGGGCACTACCTCGGCGTCGGCATCGCGACCCTCACCGCGGTGGTCGACCCGGCGGTGGTCGTCGTCGGCGGCGGCATCGCGGCCGTGGCAGGGGACCTCATCCTGCCGTCGGCCCGCAAGTCGTTCCTCGACAACCTGTCGGGGCGCGGGTTCCGGGGAGAGCCCCGGATCGTGACGGCCGACCTCGGCAACGACGCCGGCATCATCGGCGCGGCGGACTCGGCGCGCATCCCCGCCCGCGCCGCAGAGCGCGTCCTCGAGGGGGCCGCGCGATGA
- a CDS encoding Gfo/Idh/MocA family protein translates to MTKHRIGIVGLGFIGTQKHLVGLAQHPDKAEIVGFCDIDEDRAKDAQAKYGSADSYVTTDYHQLLADESIDIVHVCTWNNTHCEITVAALEAGKHVLCEKPMAITGEEARRMVAAAEKSGKTLSVGYQYRFRNESQYIRKLIDEGRLGEIYAGAAHAVRRRGVPIWGVFTDKEKQGGGPLIDLGGHAIDLALWYMGNYEVESVTGVVNYKLGDKPEGNAAGPWNPETYTVEDSAFGFVRFTNGASLQVRASWALNVPESRESCVELFGTDGGIDVVQKGSDQLVTLNSVQGGMLVNTQPEQGAAYFGLGGESQSGFSYMGGLEAGQWLDAITNGTEPLVTAEQACVVSEILDAIYTSAKTGRPVYFNQPAGLDEDLDGEAAAIAAQNYQPA, encoded by the coding sequence ATGACGAAACACCGCATCGGCATCGTGGGCCTGGGCTTCATCGGAACCCAGAAGCACCTCGTCGGGCTCGCGCAGCACCCCGACAAGGCCGAGATCGTCGGCTTCTGCGACATCGACGAGGACCGCGCGAAGGACGCGCAGGCCAAGTACGGCTCGGCCGACTCCTACGTCACCACCGACTACCACCAGCTGCTCGCCGACGAGTCGATCGACATCGTCCACGTGTGCACCTGGAACAACACCCACTGCGAGATCACCGTCGCCGCGCTCGAGGCCGGCAAGCACGTCCTGTGCGAGAAGCCGATGGCGATCACCGGCGAGGAGGCGCGACGCATGGTCGCCGCGGCGGAGAAGTCGGGCAAGACCCTGTCCGTCGGCTACCAGTACCGCTTCCGCAACGAGTCGCAGTACATCCGCAAGCTCATCGACGAGGGTCGCCTCGGCGAGATCTACGCCGGCGCGGCGCACGCCGTCCGCCGTCGCGGAGTCCCGATCTGGGGCGTCTTCACCGACAAGGAGAAGCAGGGCGGCGGCCCGCTGATCGACCTCGGCGGCCACGCGATCGACCTGGCGCTCTGGTACATGGGCAACTACGAGGTCGAGTCCGTCACCGGCGTCGTCAACTACAAGCTGGGCGACAAGCCCGAGGGCAACGCGGCCGGCCCGTGGAACCCCGAGACCTACACCGTCGAGGACTCCGCCTTCGGCTTCGTCCGCTTCACCAACGGCGCCTCGCTGCAGGTTCGCGCCTCCTGGGCGCTGAACGTGCCCGAGTCGCGTGAGTCCTGCGTCGAGCTGTTCGGCACCGACGGCGGGATCGACGTTGTGCAGAAGGGCTCGGACCAGCTCGTCACGCTCAACTCGGTGCAGGGCGGCATGCTCGTCAACACGCAGCCCGAGCAGGGCGCGGCCTACTTCGGCCTCGGCGGCGAGTCCCAGTCCGGCTTCAGCTACATGGGCGGCCTGGAGGCCGGCCAGTGGCTGGACGCGATCACCAACGGCACCGAGCCGCTCGTGACCGCCGAGCAGGCATGCGTCGTCTCCGAGATCCTCGACGCGATCTACACCTCCGCCAAGACCGGGCGACCCGTCTACTTCAACCAGCCCGCTGGCCTGGATGAGGACCTCGACGGCGAGGCGGCCGCGATCGCCGCCCAGAACTACCAGCCCGCCTGA
- a CDS encoding MFS transporter → MAPSTEGKLSFGTKLTYGLGDFASQLMWSLASSYLVLFYTDNVGLAAGSVGILMLVARVADALFDPLLGAYAERHPTKYGRFRPWLLYASPILAVSVVLTFMTVPGGDVTKFLWAGATYLFMGFMYSAVNLPYGALASVMTRDGDERVSLMSFRMIGTNLGSVALSALTMPLVLHFSGVGDGETTTTAGFTITAAILACIAVPMFWLVFAKSKEIIQPEISETRVPLKETLKVVLGNKPLMLVTVALFLSLTNLFGRLAVVIYYYIYLMGRYDLIAPLMMLPSIMGAIGIACFARLSKTLGKKKTVILSLTITAIPTILLFFVDPSNLTLVILLTALYGLGNFAVPVLMSMVPDAIDYAQDKTGVRSDGTAYAATSMGTKIASAVGGAMGALLLGAFGYVANQQQTEVAALGINVTVNLFPAAASLLAIIPVALYPITEQKYAEITARLRARQAAQQTADEA, encoded by the coding sequence GTGGCTCCCTCGACCGAAGGCAAGCTGTCCTTCGGGACCAAGCTGACCTATGGCCTCGGCGACTTCGCCAGCCAGCTGATGTGGAGCCTCGCCTCGTCCTACCTCGTCCTCTTCTACACCGACAACGTCGGCCTCGCCGCGGGGTCCGTCGGCATCCTGATGCTGGTCGCCCGCGTCGCCGACGCACTGTTCGACCCGCTGCTGGGCGCCTACGCCGAGCGCCACCCCACCAAGTACGGGCGCTTCCGGCCCTGGCTGCTCTACGCCTCCCCGATCCTCGCGGTGAGCGTCGTCCTGACCTTCATGACCGTCCCCGGCGGAGACGTCACCAAGTTCCTCTGGGCCGGCGCCACCTACCTGTTCATGGGCTTCATGTACTCGGCCGTCAACCTGCCCTACGGCGCCCTGGCCTCCGTCATGACCCGCGACGGCGACGAGCGCGTGTCGCTGATGTCGTTCCGCATGATCGGCACCAACCTCGGGTCCGTCGCGCTCAGCGCCCTGACGATGCCCCTTGTCCTGCACTTCTCCGGCGTCGGCGACGGCGAGACCACCACCACCGCGGGCTTCACGATCACCGCCGCGATCCTCGCGTGCATCGCCGTGCCGATGTTCTGGCTGGTCTTCGCCAAGTCCAAGGAGATCATCCAGCCTGAGATCTCCGAGACGCGCGTGCCCCTGAAGGAGACCCTGAAGGTCGTCCTCGGCAACAAGCCGCTGATGCTGGTGACCGTCGCGCTGTTCCTCAGCCTGACCAACCTGTTCGGCCGCCTGGCCGTGGTCATCTACTACTACATCTACCTGATGGGCCGCTACGACCTCATCGCCCCGCTGATGATGCTGCCCTCGATCATGGGCGCGATCGGCATCGCGTGCTTCGCCCGCCTGTCGAAGACGCTCGGCAAGAAGAAGACGGTCATCCTGTCGCTCACCATCACGGCGATCCCGACCATCCTGCTGTTCTTCGTCGACCCGTCGAACCTGACGCTCGTCATCCTGCTCACCGCCCTGTACGGCCTCGGCAACTTCGCCGTCCCGGTCCTGATGTCGATGGTGCCCGACGCCATCGACTACGCCCAGGACAAGACCGGCGTCCGCAGCGACGGCACCGCCTACGCCGCCACCTCCATGGGCACCAAGATCGCCTCCGCGGTCGGCGGGGCCATGGGTGCGCTGCTGCTCGGAGCGTTCGGCTACGTCGCCAACCAGCAGCAGACCGAGGTCGCCGCGCTCGGCATCAACGTCACGGTCAACCTCTTCCCGGCGGCCGCGAGCCTGCTCGCCATCATTCCCGTCGCCCTCTACCCGATCACCGAGCAGAAGTACGCGGAGATCACCGCCCGCCTCCGGGCGCGCCAGGCGGCTCAGCAGACGGCCGACGAGGCCTGA
- a CDS encoding sugar phosphate isomerase/epimerase family protein, translating into MSGIRTSVSLYSLQDSYARGRVDLATALAFVADTGATGVELISDQMIVGTPYPTDETVAAWRTALDASGLAPVCNDIFINSTLYANRVLRPREQLELLKRDLDVSARLGFDLVRLVSDTSAEVTLAALPYAEGLGVTMALEVHAGMSFDSPGTAGWIAMMRAAQSERLGLVVDTGIFCHRHPRVSTQYFLGLGLTPAVATRIDELFAEHGDTMRLFSRDGQMVFPDDLTALFRRPVDGEYAFFSTGYENTPLTVLDEYAPYIRHVHGKFFEMAGGKEYSIDYRAVVEALHGIGYTGYISSEYEGNRFVPVDGAVDDQGQVRAHQRLLSQLVAEVE; encoded by the coding sequence ATGAGCGGCATCAGGACGTCCGTCAGCCTGTACAGCCTGCAGGACTCCTACGCGCGCGGCCGCGTCGACCTGGCCACGGCGCTCGCCTTCGTCGCCGACACCGGCGCGACGGGCGTCGAGCTGATCAGCGACCAGATGATCGTCGGCACGCCGTACCCGACCGACGAGACCGTCGCCGCCTGGCGCACGGCGCTGGACGCGTCCGGTCTGGCCCCGGTCTGCAACGACATCTTCATCAACTCCACGCTGTACGCCAACCGCGTCCTGCGGCCACGCGAACAGCTCGAACTGCTCAAGCGCGACCTCGACGTCAGCGCCCGGCTCGGCTTCGACCTGGTGCGCCTCGTCTCCGACACGTCCGCCGAGGTCACGCTCGCGGCGCTGCCGTACGCGGAGGGACTCGGCGTGACGATGGCCCTGGAGGTGCACGCGGGGATGAGCTTCGACAGCCCCGGCACCGCCGGCTGGATCGCCATGATGCGCGCGGCCCAGTCGGAGCGGCTCGGGCTCGTCGTCGACACGGGCATCTTCTGCCACCGGCACCCGCGCGTGAGCACGCAGTACTTCCTCGGCCTCGGGCTGACCCCGGCCGTCGCCACGAGGATCGACGAGCTGTTCGCCGAGCACGGCGACACCATGCGGCTGTTCAGCCGGGACGGGCAGATGGTCTTCCCCGACGACCTGACCGCGCTCTTCCGCCGACCCGTCGACGGCGAGTACGCCTTCTTCTCGACCGGCTACGAGAACACCCCGCTCACGGTGCTCGACGAGTACGCGCCCTACATCCGGCACGTGCACGGCAAGTTCTTCGAGATGGCGGGTGGCAAGGAGTACTCGATCGACTACCGCGCCGTCGTCGAGGCGCTCCACGGAATCGGCTACACCGGCTACATCTCCAGCGAGTACGAGGGAAACCGGTTCGTCCCCGTCGACGGTGCCGTCGACGACCAGGGCCAGGTCCGGGCCCATCAACGCCTGCTCAGCCAGCTCGTCGCGGAAGTGGAGTGA
- a CDS encoding ROK family protein, protein MVAPSHQDPWAQVSEVVRLIHSGEARTRPELAENTRLGRNIITQRIQSALDLGLIRPSGEQRSRGGRGAEVYEFSGDQGRILAATIGTAELRVALTDLDLQIIESRRIEWDLMVSPQATCERVATEMEDLLRAHPEHAAWGVGIGVPTPVQPVTGRTIGPLIAGPHALEWATKLDIRTWFTQRMNSPVWTESISNLATLGAASAPDSPSDLLYVRMGRGVSAGVISGGRLHRGADALAGEITHLTVDPTSTQICLCGRIGCLDTFASQWAIEAAAGRLLMSGDGGALESRAVTVTDVVAAAEAGDPGCVDLILRAADATGRALASAVTWFNPRRVVVGGNALAMSHLFTGALTRTLNAQAPAGALQNLDLTQGSAERTEELRGAAALVTETLLSPSYLMEWGPGGFPIDVTKILDRYPLLV, encoded by the coding sequence GTGGTCGCGCCGTCACATCAGGACCCCTGGGCCCAGGTATCAGAGGTTGTCCGCCTCATTCACAGCGGTGAGGCACGCACCCGCCCGGAGCTGGCAGAGAACACGCGGCTCGGGCGCAACATCATCACGCAGCGCATCCAGTCCGCCCTCGACCTCGGGCTCATCCGGCCGTCGGGGGAGCAGCGGAGCCGCGGCGGCCGCGGCGCCGAGGTGTATGAGTTCTCCGGCGACCAGGGGCGCATCCTGGCCGCCACGATCGGCACCGCCGAGCTGCGCGTCGCGCTGACCGACCTCGACCTGCAGATCATCGAGTCCCGGAGGATCGAGTGGGATCTGATGGTCAGCCCGCAGGCGACCTGCGAGCGTGTGGCCACCGAGATGGAGGACCTGCTGCGCGCCCACCCGGAGCACGCGGCCTGGGGCGTCGGCATCGGGGTCCCGACCCCGGTCCAGCCCGTGACCGGCCGGACGATCGGCCCCCTCATCGCCGGGCCGCACGCCCTGGAGTGGGCGACGAAGCTCGACATCCGCACGTGGTTCACCCAGCGGATGAACTCGCCGGTGTGGACCGAGTCCATCTCCAACCTGGCTACGCTCGGAGCCGCCTCCGCGCCCGACTCCCCGAGCGACCTCCTCTACGTCAGGATGGGGCGAGGGGTCAGCGCCGGCGTCATCTCCGGGGGCCGCCTGCACCGCGGAGCGGACGCCCTGGCCGGCGAGATCACCCACCTCACCGTCGACCCCACCTCGACCCAGATCTGCCTCTGCGGCCGGATCGGTTGCCTCGACACGTTCGCCTCCCAGTGGGCGATCGAGGCCGCGGCGGGCCGCCTCCTGATGAGCGGCGACGGCGGGGCCCTCGAGTCGAGGGCGGTCACCGTCACGGACGTGGTGGCGGCCGCAGAGGCCGGCGACCCCGGCTGCGTCGACCTCATTCTGAGGGCGGCCGACGCGACGGGCCGCGCGCTCGCATCGGCCGTCACCTGGTTCAACCCCCGGCGGGTGGTCGTCGGCGGCAACGCGCTGGCGATGAGCCACCTGTTCACGGGGGCGCTGACCCGGACGCTGAACGCGCAGGCGCCGGCCGGCGCACTCCAGAACCTGGATCTCACACAGGGATCCGCGGAGCGCACAGAGGAACTGCGCGGCGCAGCCGCGCTCGTCACCGAGACACTGCTCTCACCCTCCTACCTCATGGAGTGGGGCCCGGGAGGCTTCCCGATCGACGTGACGAAGATCCTCGACCGCTACCCGCTACTTGTGTAG
- a CDS encoding ROK family transcriptional regulator → METQHAPGSAGHVLSIMRDLRPRTRSQLADLTGQARTTVSQRLDLLLDAGLIREAEHSAATRGRPSAAFEFDVEGNHALAVDLGANHATYAVTDFSGRVLADASDDVSIAEGPAAIMELVVSRLGELVGEAGIAPDSVRTAGVGLPGPVDHASGLPSSPPIMPGWDGYDARGRISARFGCPVFVDNDANVMALGERAAAHPGVDDLLFVKLGTGIGAGIISGGRLLHGADGAAGDLGHAYSPAADGRPCRCGNRGCLETVAGGLAITQALQAEGLDVQTPRDVVESVRRGDLRAVRALRTAGRAIGDVLATCTALFNPAVVVLGGEIVAAGEPVLAGVRESVFARTLPLASRRLQITVAQAGSLGGVRGAAQLAIDGALSPGALEAILDHSLAS, encoded by the coding sequence ATGGAGACCCAGCATGCTCCCGGCAGCGCCGGACATGTGTTGAGCATCATGCGTGACCTGCGGCCGCGCACCCGCAGCCAGCTTGCGGATCTGACGGGCCAGGCGCGCACCACGGTCAGCCAGAGGCTGGACCTGCTCCTCGACGCAGGGCTCATCCGCGAGGCCGAGCACTCGGCTGCCACCCGTGGACGCCCCTCTGCCGCGTTCGAGTTCGACGTCGAGGGCAACCACGCCCTCGCCGTCGACCTCGGCGCCAACCACGCCACCTACGCCGTGACGGACTTCTCCGGTCGCGTCCTCGCCGATGCGAGCGACGACGTGAGCATCGCGGAGGGGCCGGCCGCCATCATGGAGCTCGTCGTCAGCCGACTCGGCGAGCTGGTGGGGGAGGCGGGCATCGCGCCGGACTCCGTCCGGACGGCGGGCGTCGGGCTTCCCGGCCCCGTCGATCACGCCAGCGGGCTGCCCTCCAGCCCGCCCATCATGCCCGGCTGGGACGGGTACGACGCGAGGGGCCGGATCTCCGCGAGATTCGGCTGCCCCGTCTTCGTCGACAACGACGCCAACGTGATGGCTCTCGGCGAGCGGGCGGCCGCCCACCCGGGCGTGGACGACCTGCTCTTCGTGAAGCTCGGCACCGGTATCGGCGCGGGCATCATCTCGGGCGGTCGGCTCCTCCACGGGGCCGACGGCGCGGCCGGCGACCTCGGTCACGCCTACTCACCCGCCGCGGACGGCCGCCCCTGCCGCTGCGGCAACAGGGGCTGCCTCGAGACCGTGGCCGGCGGCCTCGCCATCACCCAGGCGCTGCAGGCCGAGGGGCTCGACGTGCAGACCCCGCGCGACGTCGTCGAGTCCGTGCGACGCGGCGACCTGCGCGCCGTGCGTGCCCTGCGCACCGCCGGCCGCGCGATCGGCGACGTGCTCGCCACCTGCACGGCCCTGTTCAACCCGGCCGTCGTAGTCCTCGGCGGCGAGATCGTCGCGGCAGGGGAGCCCGTGCTCGCCGGCGTCCGCGAGTCGGTCTTCGCCCGCACGCTGCCGCTGGCCAGCCGCCGGCTCCAGATCACCGTCGCGCAGGCGGGGTCCCTCGGCGGCGTCCGCGGCGCCGCGCAACTCGCCATCGACGGCGCCCTCTCGCCAGGGGCGCTCGAGGCGATCCTCGACCACAGCCTGGCCAGCTGA
- a CDS encoding GMC oxidoreductase — MLNPDHTYDVIVIGSGPAGSTAVKELTERGLDVLLLEAGRELREEDFEPLKKKPAAMGMDLVPRAKAMVRGQFRQACRPYFSESSNRFLVNDVEDPYTTPLAHPYLWVRSKLLGGRMNSYGKVLQRMSDVDFKAASQDGYGDDWPISYDDLEPWYDRVEEFLGVYGDRDGLTHPPDGHYAGPGFLTGLEKDFKSTVEARWPERKVISWRVQAPFLDRVPPGIAAALATGRLTIRTDAEVTRITTSEVTGLATGAVFRDRNTRREHRASADAVMVCASTIESIRLLLNSGSARHPGGLGNSSGVLGHYFMDQTISVGFFDSPQHAGAWDAPDNMPADPFYGTPGGVLIPRYENLDGRSEAGFRRGISFQGLGGRFPVPAGSPAPFGLGGSGEMLARYDNVVSLSGRLKDRWGMPVPHIDVTMGDNDRILLKRTMTALKEMADECGYRVNFIGSAAGLETEKVWPDFNPLQRLIFRQGIKLSIVLGAAIHECGGARMGSDPRTSVMNGVNQLWDVPNVFVPDASSFVSSSTVGPALTIMALAARTSAFVADRLADGDLRDTAADATV, encoded by the coding sequence ATGTTGAACCCCGACCACACCTACGACGTCATCGTCATCGGCTCCGGCCCCGCGGGCAGCACCGCCGTCAAGGAGCTGACCGAGCGCGGCCTCGACGTCCTCCTTCTCGAGGCCGGGCGCGAGCTGCGCGAGGAGGACTTCGAGCCCCTGAAGAAGAAGCCCGCCGCCATGGGCATGGACCTCGTCCCGCGGGCAAAGGCCATGGTCCGCGGCCAGTTCCGCCAGGCGTGCCGGCCCTACTTCAGCGAGTCGTCGAACCGTTTCCTCGTCAACGACGTGGAGGACCCGTACACGACCCCGCTCGCCCACCCGTACCTGTGGGTGCGGAGCAAGCTGCTCGGCGGCCGCATGAACAGCTACGGCAAGGTGCTGCAGCGCATGTCGGACGTCGACTTCAAGGCCGCCTCCCAGGACGGCTACGGCGACGACTGGCCGATCAGCTACGACGACCTCGAGCCCTGGTACGACCGCGTCGAGGAGTTCCTCGGCGTCTACGGCGACCGCGACGGCCTCACGCACCCGCCCGACGGCCACTACGCCGGGCCCGGCTTCCTCACCGGCCTCGAGAAGGACTTCAAGTCCACGGTCGAGGCCCGCTGGCCCGAGCGCAAGGTCATCTCGTGGCGCGTGCAGGCGCCGTTCCTCGACCGGGTGCCGCCGGGCATCGCCGCCGCGCTGGCGACGGGGCGGCTGACCATCCGCACCGACGCCGAGGTGACCCGCATCACCACGAGCGAGGTGACGGGGCTGGCCACGGGGGCCGTCTTCCGCGACCGCAACACCCGGCGCGAGCACCGCGCCAGCGCGGACGCGGTGATGGTGTGCGCGTCGACGATCGAGTCGATCCGGCTGCTGCTCAACTCCGGCTCGGCGCGCCATCCCGGCGGGCTGGGCAACTCGTCGGGCGTGCTGGGCCACTACTTCATGGACCAGACGATCAGCGTCGGCTTCTTCGACTCGCCGCAGCACGCGGGCGCCTGGGACGCGCCCGACAACATGCCGGCCGATCCCTTCTACGGCACGCCCGGCGGGGTGCTGATCCCCCGCTACGAGAACCTCGACGGCCGTTCGGAGGCCGGGTTCCGGCGGGGCATCTCGTTCCAGGGCCTCGGCGGCCGCTTCCCGGTGCCCGCCGGGTCGCCCGCCCCCTTCGGGCTCGGCGGGTCCGGCGAGATGCTCGCCCGCTACGACAACGTCGTCTCCCTCAGCGGTCGACTCAAGGACCGCTGGGGCATGCCCGTCCCGCACATCGACGTCACCATGGGCGACAACGACCGCATCCTGCTCAAGCGCACGATGACCGCGCTGAAGGAGATGGCCGACGAGTGCGGCTACCGCGTCAACTTCATCGGCTCTGCCGCGGGGCTCGAGACCGAGAAGGTCTGGCCGGACTTCAACCCGCTGCAGCGGCTCATCTTCCGGCAGGGCATCAAGCTGTCCATCGTGCTGGGCGCCGCGATCCACGAGTGCGGCGGCGCCCGCATGGGCAGCGACCCGCGCACGTCGGTGATGAACGGCGTCAACCAGCTGTGGGACGTACCGAACGTGTTCGTGCCGGACGCGTCGTCGTTCGTCAGCAGCAGCACCGTCGGGCCGGCGCTGACGATCATGGCGCTGGCCGCCAGGACCAGCGCGTTCGTCGCAGACCGGCTCGCCGACGGGGATCTCCGCGACACGGCGGCAGACGCTACCGTCTGA